In the genome of Lathyrus oleraceus cultivar Zhongwan6 chromosome 4, CAAS_Psat_ZW6_1.0, whole genome shotgun sequence, the window agaatttcctagcacaaaagcacacacatcaaaagttccatggagtaaatcaagaatggacgaaagtgagtttagagatttggtccttctaacccatcttcatcattaaggcccatttactccaattttgcataaggaaaatcctagaatctaagtccatttctccattctttgcataggaaaagtcctagaaactaagtccttttatttgcatttggttcacaacaaacatacaaacacaagcacaaaagatatatacacaattatatgtgctcaagtgagcaaaaggaaaatggcattaacataaacatgggctcaagtgagcaaagagaaaagcaaatggataatatgtgcaagaatagtaaattgcataaaagtaaagagcaaaaagtaaatgttaattgttaatggttagtgttagtagttagtgtgccataaggaaaatttagcgctatgttaagcaatcgtaattggacttatgtagaagtcacaactatctgaggccggtcaataataatgtaggcaacaacacaagttagaagtcttgattagtgaaccaagttccaacaacttgccatgccaaaaagaaaaagagaattgatcttgtattggtttaagtcctttgcatgtttaggaaacaacctatccttaatgcaaagtcattcacttgatcaattgatcaagatgaattagatttggatcaaggaagattaagtatccctaatcaatgctaacttatcaaccttcaactcattgatcaaaaaggaagaagaaagaagaagaagaagatgaagaatggataatgaaaaatggaaagatcaaaatgcataaagtgaaataagatgtaccaatccatatgtattgaccaaatgacattgaaagtcaaagtcaaacaaaaagaaatcagaaatgagatggagattggagatcaaacaatgagcctaatatttttggcattttcaatattaaaataaacttgaattaaaaataatggaaaggtcaaacttcaaaatcactttaaatcaaccttgaaaggtccaagtgatttatcccaagttcaacaaggtcaaacaaagtttgacaaaaaatttcagcatatttaaaagtcagaaactatttttaatcaattaaaaatgaataaaaataacctaattgaactaaaatctcaaataaatctcaaatcaatttaaaaattgatgagaatatttttcatagatccaccatcattcaaataggttaggaaaatatctttgcattttttgaatatcaaaaactatttaaaatgaattaaaaacaaccagaaaagagaaaattcataaaaaaatatcaaatgataaaataaaaaatattaaaaatcagaaatagaaactagaatttatttggagactaatgcaattggtcccataatttttggattaaaaatgagagagagattgatttttgaaataaaagggaataaacaaaataaaatcagaaattagaaaatgtgGAAAATCCTGGCGCGTTAGATCTCCTTTCATTAAATAACGTGGATGATCTGAAGGCAATGGCATGCGCGCGCATCATAGGACcaagtcaatgcaaccacacatagatgaaataaaagtcataacaatcaaaggccaagatcaaatctggaaaatgaatccaagggtccacaatgcatctggcaatgggacggccaccagagccaccttcttctccggtgagcttggattttccggccaaaattgcagagatccaaaaggcaaccaaaatgcacgatccatacatcttcagaaagctgggatgatgtacatcatccctgtgccactcaattccactctagatctctatattgagagaaatcagagatggaagttttgtggtgttcatcatgaagTCAATGGATTTAaaaaattaaatgcataatcatgatgcctctattgagaggacttcagtcaacacaagatccaagcaaataggttaatggatgatgagattcgaagaaaataccagttgaagagtaatcttgatttctggaaactagagcttgattccttgctttcttggccaaaacagaagatcaatgagatGAACGATGAAGGTTcagaagctttagatccaaggattcaaccagatgtagttgaattttggatctgaaaaatttgaaagaaagTGAGATAGCTTCTTTGGTATTGGTTATGGTTTCAGTTGTGCAACATTTCtggcgccattaggttgaggaAGAGTGAGGCTGAACGGCTCTATATATAGCAATTGGCAAAGGCAATGCATGAAAATTTCATGTGCATGAATGAAtagggcctccatgcatgggcctgtacaggcgcatggagggcccaaatctaATTGATTTGGCAAGCTTAACATCAGCATATGGGTTTTGGACATGGAGATAGGATGTAATTGGATtatgcatgaagtttgaatcaagtttccataaatgcaccaaaacattcccttcttcgaaaataccatttgccaaatccaaacatgatcatgtgagtaatggttggaaaggtcttgatgtaaggaacaattgttatgttggacaaaaatccatttgaagtgtggaaatttatgaaatttgagtttaaagtgcaaggtgtatgacatgtcaaagcaaggtttctaaatttggccaattttcaagcccttctgttttgatgatgcaagcctcaaatggaaagacctccaacataaaagttgtatatcttttcaagacaatcaaaatggacttaaattttgcataatttggattttttatgaaagacttatgagcacttgaagttggacttttttgcctttcaatgcatttggtccaaaaggacctataatgtcttgcattatcacatgtatttcctttgagattttgaaattttgtttaacataacatttgaattacacatctcaagctttccaatgcatttgatcccacctcaaaatcataaaaaatgaatgagttatgtccttgggaagttgacccaaaattagggtttcagtcaaaatgacctataatgtattggaatgggagatggccttccaagcttcagatcaatttttgatgaacataaaagttgttcatattgtccttaaaaacatttttgcttttggaatcatctccaattgaccaacacataaaaagttaggtctcagtgcatttcaaaatagtcagatgaattgactgatcaacttctcaagttcatgactcatatcttgatgaattgatgattgaggacactcaagtaagttcaaatatgcatgaaattatgaattagataacttcccttgattttatttgatcatgggctgaggttgcttcaagagcaaggcattgtggtgcacagatggattagggtttctttggggaaccaacctcaaaccctttgacttgctttgatcaaaatgatgaattgatatgctagggaggcatatttgatggatgagagctttgggaaccattaccatgtttgttatcatctcctcttggccttatcattgcacagatgatctcctagaagctttgaccttgtgattgcttaagctacaaacaaaagatgttagtgacatattcttgtgcttttggttagtaaacaaaataataaatgcaatgatatacaattcaagcatgcttggtgatctcaaaccactcacaaaaagtctcacccaaaggtaaagggaaccaagatgctagtgatccttgaggcaatgcaaatgcaatgttatgatgccatgagagatcttagggacaaaattagggtcttacagacACCTTAAGTAAAAAGCATGGATCttaaataataaacaaaataTGAATGCATGTATTTCTTGCTTATGTTAAAATTTTGAGGTTTAACATAACATGTGTGATGGATAGAGAATAGCTCGATTGAATAACCAAATTCAAATGTATGCCCAAATTGAAAAGATGGCCTTTCCAAAATCAAATGTATTTGTGGATTGGAATGAAAAAGAGTTTAAACAAATGGTTTATAATTATGAATAAATTACCTTTAAAGTAATGAAATCAAACTCATGATTTCACACTAAAACCTCACCTGGACTTAATGTGGAAGACGTGGGATGATGAAACATGAGTCGAAATGTATGAACCAAAATGGATGAGACCACACAGGTTTTAATTTTGGATTCATGTCTTGGCCATGCCAATATTCAAATGACAAAAAATAATTGTTGACTTTTCTTAGCTTTCCACACCTCCTTATGCATGCAACCACCCCTTGAAGTCCTACAATGCATGACTTGTGAATGAAGGGGATGAATAATACCTACAAGTACAAAAGATCAGACAAATATgtcaacaattgacttttcccTCTTTTTTGACCTTTAAGTACATATGTATACTTCTTATTAAATTTCAATTGATGACTGCATACATGACTCAATAACCAAATGTTATGCAAATGAATGATTTTAAAATGATGGCAATACATGACTAGATGAAATGGTTATATTGATGCAGATGGAAATGATTTGAAAAACTAAAGTACATATGCAAATTAGGTAgaacaaaattggggtatgacattaTGATAATGAAACATGGCATGAAATGTATCTTGAAAATGAGAACTCATTCTAATTAAGAAAAACCAACATTGGTGTTCActtttttttgtttattttgacTTTGTAAACATATCTTTTAATGTAAACAAAAATGGATTTTAGAATGACAGATGAAAGGATGCTTAATTGGATAATATGAACTAAAAAACTtaagaaaacaaaacaaatgaatTCAAAAAAGTTAAAAGTTGACTTTTAAATCATGCCCTAAGAAATGTATGTCATGATATGAAGATGATACAAATGTCATGATGAATGAATGAGATAACAAAGAGGCAAAATTTAGGGTGAGACATAGACGTAAAGATTTGGTAAGATTTTAACTTCGTCAATCTTTCTCTAGCTACGTTAACATACCGTTGTAATAATGAGTTTTTAGTTTGATCATGTCTTTTGACTTGTGATATTACCAGTTATGAATTTGTATGTAGCTTTATGTTTTCATCCCCCATTTCAGCTGTTAATGTGAGACCTGCGATGAAAGCTTTATACTCAGCTTGGTTATTGGTAGTGGGGAACTCAAAATGAAGGATATTTGAATCACCAAACCAGTTTCATTTCCAATATGAGATCGACTCACTCCTTCTGCTATTGGATGACCCATTTTTGAACACGATTTAGGTATGAGATGTTCCAGGTGCGCCCAAAGTCATTTATTCAATGAGATCTATGAATAATTGGGCCTTCAACAATTTCTAAGCCCAAAAGAGACGTTAAACTCGTATATCTTGACGAACTATTTGGTAGCTATCCTACCAAATTAAACTTATGGAGAATTACTTTTAAAAATATATCGATGCGAACAACAATATCATACATCAGAAAATGGATGTAGTCACTAACACTGCTTTCTCTATCCTTTAATATTTAGTTTAAACATTAAATGATTTTTTATAGTTTTTAAATCTTACCTTACAAAAAATTAAACATAAATATTATATATGAACTAAAATTATATTTAAATCACAACTTTAATATTATTGATGGTTATAAATTTTAtcatcaaaattatttttaattttaatttttcttGCGTTACTCTTGCTTATTTAAATGATATAGAAAAGATAATTAAGATATTTTAACTTAATTAACATAGCATGAAAGAGTTGATAATATAATTTacataaaaaaatttaatttaatttctaaaatcgttgttttgaaaaataatttaACATTAACATTAATTCTTATACTTCTCTTCTAAACATGCAAGATGGACCACCAATTAATTAACTCATTAATATATACTCAAACTTATGAGATTAAAGACACACTTAGTTGATAATGACCATACTTTGGACCTTCACAACACAATCTTTTGCCGTCTATAGTTCTCAATGCAAATGTTTTAGTTTTCCGCCGGTCATTGGCTTAGAAAATTATGAACTAGCCGGTCAATAGATACACTAGAGTCACAATGCATTGCATGCTTCATTATATAATAGACTACATCTTTGTTATACATTACACAATTTATACATCTTTTATTTCTATCCTTTCATACAATTCTTAACATTCCTCACCCATGGTACTAAAATACTTCATAACTTTAGCCTCATTATTATTTCTTGGCTAACCCCTTTTTAACTATATATGAGTTGATTTTAAAATACAGGATTCCAAAGATGATTCCAAGGTTAAAGATGTTGAGTATCAAGAAGTGAATTATCCAAAACAAGGAGGATATAGAGCTACTTATTTCATCTTTGgtaaataaattatatatatatatatatatatatatatatatatatatatatatatatatatatatatatatatatatatatatatatatatatataattaaagATAAGACATGCAAAATAGACTACCAGCAAAAAGAAAATTGTCAGTATTAAACCGTGACTAAGTacaattttataaaatatttatgaCAGGAATGATGTTACTAGACAACATAGGATTTGTAGCAAACATGGCAAGTTTGGTGTTATATTTCTTGTTTGTGATGCATTTTGACTCCTCTGGCTCTTCAACCACTACCACAAACTTTTTAGGAACTACTTTCTTGCTAACAGTTGTTGGAGGATTCATCTCTGATACATATATGAATCGTCTCAACACTTGCATTCTCTTCGGAATTATTCAGTTATTGGTAAAGAATTTCTTAATGATAATTGAAAACTTGATGAAGGTTCAGAATTTGGTATGAAGTTATTCAATTTAATTTGCATGCATGGTGTTTGTGTTATTGATTTATAGGGATATGCCTTACTTGTGATTCAATCACGCGACGAGAAGCTTCAACCAGAATTATGCGGAGAAGAGAGTTGTTTGCATGGTAGAAAAGCTTGGCTCTTCTATGCTTCGATATACTTGCTTGCACTTGGTGGTGGTGGAATCAGAGGCTGTGTACCTGCTTTAGGAGGTGATCAATTCGATGATAAGAATCCGAAGGAACGCGTCCAACTTGCTAGCTTCTTCAATTGGTTTCTGTTTAGTATTACAATTGGAGCTAGTTTAGGTGTTACCTTTGTTGTTTATGTTAGCACAGAATTTGATTGGTACAAAGGTTTTCTTATATCACTCTCATGCTCTTCTGCTGCCATTGTTTGCATTGTGGCTGGAAAGAGATTTTATCGTACTCGGATTCCAGGGGAGAGTCCATTGTTGAGTATTTTACAGGTATCATTTTCTTCCTTCATCTCCAAATGTTTAGGAGGGAGTATCAGTGTCGTGTCGTGTCATGTGTTCGTGTCTATGTAAGTACTTCATATTACTATTTATTTCGCAATTGTTATTGTAGGTGCTGGTCGTCGCAGTCAAGAATTGGAGGGTGAAAGTACCTGATAATTCTGAAGAGTTGTATGAAATAGAGAGTCATAAGTCTTCTTTGAAGAAAAAACTCATCCCTCACACTACCCAATTCAGGTTGGATTAGTCGTAGCTATTTCTATGATTGCCTTTAAATTCAATAGTATACCATTAGCATACCAATATAGTTTATATGGCCTTCTTAAGTTTTTGAAAATCTTGTGTAGGTTAGAGACGTTACAACCATGACAAACTCTATTTAACTACGGGTTTAACAGTGACACATATTTTATGAACCCTATTTAACTATAGTTAAACCGTGACAAGTTTTATATCCTGTGCGGCAATCCGCCTTGCACGTCTTCAAAGACGGTCCTGGTACTTTATCACATCAATTCGCTGCATGTGGTCATGAGATTGTTAGTGTATATGAACatatacaattcaatcatatACATCTCTTTTACATGTAGTTTTGTACACAAACAGGGTTCTAGACAAAGCTGCCATTCTACCAGAAGCCAAAGAAGCAATAAAATGGAAAGTATGCACAGTGACACAAGTAGAAGAAGTTAAGATTCTAACAAGAATGATGCCTATACTTCTAAGTACAATCATCATGAACACATGTTTAGCCCAACTTCAAACCTTTTCAGTCCAACAAGGAACCTTCATGAACACATTTATTGGCACCTTCAACATTCCAGCTGCGTCAATACCTGTGATCCCGCTAGTATTCATGACCCTTTTGATACCAGTTTACGAATTCGCATTTGTACCAATAGTTCGCAAGTTCACCGGTCATCCAAATGGAATCACCGAACTACAAAGAGTCGGTGTTGGACTAGTTTTATCAGCAATCTCAATGATCATAGCAGGATTAGTCGAAGTGAAACGGAAACACTATTTCAACGATCACAATAACAAAATTAGCCTCTTTTGGCTTTCTTTCCATTACGCAATCTTTGGTATTGCCGATATGTTCACATTGGTCGGACTATTAGAGTTTTTCTACAAAGAAGCTCCTCAAGGAATGCGTTCGCTTTCGACCTCTTTCTCGTTTCTTTCATTATCAATTGGTTACTACCTGAGCACTGTTTTTGTTGAGCTCATAAACTCAGTGACAAGTAAGATTACAAAGAGTAAAAAAGGGTGGCTAGAAGGAAGAGACTTGAACCAAAACCATGTTGAGCTATTCTATTGGTTTTTGGCTATACTTAGTATGATTAACTTTGTTGTCTATCTCTTTTGTGCAAAATGGTACAAATATAGGAATGATGTTTCATTTGATAGGGAAATGTTGCTCAAACATCTAGCTACTAATCCTAATCATGGAAATGTGTCTGCAAGCTCTGTGTCCACATTTCAAGATATACCACTCAAGGAAGAAGAGAGACACAAAACATCTCAGTAACCATGATTGATAATAATGCTATGACCATCATTTATCTCTCTTAGTCTCTTTTGGTATTCCTTTAATTTTATTAAATGAATTCTTATGTATTTTGTAATATTAAATTGGTCTAATTGATTATATCCAATTCTATTCAATTACTAACAGTCCTAATCAATATCCAAGGGATTTATTTGCATTTAGTTCCTCCCAACGAGATTAGCAGGACGTAAATATGAACATGAACATCAAAGCATTTCTTCCTACCGCTAAATGTACCCCTTAAATTTTCATGGTTGTAAAACTAATTATTACACAATacatataataaataaattatttaacTTAATCCACTTAATTCAAACATTATTGATGATTACATAACTCCAATAACATATTGTTTTGCACAAATCAATTAAATATTTtgttttgaagaaaaaaattacaaaattatTATCATACAATATCTTTATTTTTGTGAACATGCAATAATTATAAATTGTAAACCATTATTATATAATTTAAATCATTAAATATTTATGAATTTTACATGGATGGATAAAAAAATTGTTATCCAAAGAATTagagttttaaaaaaaaatgaagaagaagagagGGAGGGAAGAGAGAGAAAGAGGGAAATTTTATTAATGTAAAAATTGCAGTTTATTCATTGATATATTTTGATTTACATCGTCAGTAACCGAACACAATTCATTAACGGTAGTATTTCACTTTGTCTGTAGATTTGTTTACACACTTCGACCCATATGTTGTATTCGACTTCGTCGAACACAACTTACTTCTACTTAACTTATTTCAACTATGTTATGTAACACAATTATGTCGAATACAACTTTCCTACCAAAACAATGAATTAATCTTCTAACACACCTTCTAATTCATATTTTCGAGGCTTCTTATCCCAATGCTTTTCATTAAATTTGACTTTCTTCAGGGGCTTAATGAGTATATCAGCTAGTTGTACTTCTGACTTTCAATACTCAGAGATTCAAGATTTCCTTTATTTACTTGACCCCTAAGAAAATGATACATCCTTTCTATGTGCTTACTTCGACCTGACACACAAGATGATTTTCCAGGTCGATAGCTGACTTGTTATCGACAAACAACTTCATCTTCTTATGTTCCATGATCTTGAGCTATTTGAACAACATCTCTAAACATACTATTTGAAATATTGCATATGATGCAACCACGTATTAAGATGACAAAGCCACAATGCTTTTTTTCTTGAGCTCAAAGAGATCGGAGTTCCTCAAATCATGAATATGCAACATGCAAAATTATTTTTCTCGTCTTGATCTCCACTAAAATTTGAATGAGTTAGCCATGTACCTCTGTATTTATGTTGATATTCTTATGCCTTGACATCAACACACCATA includes:
- the LOC127135902 gene encoding protein NRT1/ PTR FAMILY 4.5; protein product: MTFEVFKLKGISEQVRNNYIRGAKERLEALLVKEAEEKARKKDEEKASIEAATVEAEAKAKANTEEAEHIAAEEAAKSTGVALTRVDFKIQDSKDDSKVKDVEYQEVNYPKQGGYRATYFIFGMMLLDNIGFVANMASLVLYFLFVMHFDSSGSSTTTTNFLGTTFLLTVVGGFISDTYMNRLNTCILFGIIQLLGYALLVIQSRDEKLQPELCGEESCLHGRKAWLFYASIYLLALGGGGIRGCVPALGGDQFDDKNPKERVQLASFFNWFLFSITIGASLGVTFVVYVSTEFDWYKGFLISLSCSSAAIVCIVAGKRFYRTRIPGESPLLSILQVLVVAVKNWRVKVPDNSEELYEIESHKSSLKKKLIPHTTQFRVLDKAAILPEAKEAIKWKVCTVTQVEEVKILTRMMPILLSTIIMNTCLAQLQTFSVQQGTFMNTFIGTFNIPAASIPVIPLVFMTLLIPVYEFAFVPIVRKFTGHPNGITELQRVGVGLVLSAISMIIAGLVEVKRKHYFNDHNNKISLFWLSFHYAIFGIADMFTLVGLLEFFYKEAPQGMRSLSTSFSFLSLSIGYYLSTVFVELINSVTSKITKSKKGWLEGRDLNQNHVELFYWFLAILSMINFVVYLFCAKWYKYRNDVSFDREMLLKHLATNPNHGNVSASSVSTFQDIPLKEEERHKTSQ